The genomic DNA ACATCGACCTCTTCGGCGTGCAGAGGTGTTGCAGGAATGATCCCGCAGCACAGCAGGAGTGACAGGCAAAGCGGGGCGAACGAGCGGGGTGAGTTCGGCATGGATAGCAGCTCGGGTTAGCGTAGGCGGCAGATCGATGTCGATATTCTAGTCGATGTGATTGCGGTGCGATGGGGAAACGAAAACAGGGCGTTACGCCCAACACATGAAGTGTCGTTCGCAACGCCCTGTCGATTTCAAAGACGCGTTGGCGGTCAGAGCCTAATAAGGAGCGATCACGTTGCCGTCTTGAGGTGTGTGCAGATCGCGATAGGTGATCAGGTCGATTGTTTCGGTCATGAACCGAACAGAACCATCGCCCAGGGTGACTTGCATCCCGCCGGGATGGCAGCCCTTGGCGCTCCAGTCGTCTGCCCACGAAGCCGTTGTGCGACCGAGGCCGTAGGTCAAGCTTTCACCACCAACGTTGGTGACGTCCAGCATGCGCAACCCCGTGTGCCAGGTTTCGGTCGCGCTGATGATGCGTGGCCCAATCCAGATACCACCGGCCCAGTTGCAGTCGGTACCGCCACATTGCAACGACCCAATGCGATCGTCTTGAGTGGTTCGTTCGGAAACAAACATCGTGTTGCTGGTTCCGTCGGTCACGTCGCGGAAGCGGCGATTCGAGTTTTCAAAGAACATGCCGTTCTTGGTTCCCAGGGGATTGCCCGAGGAGTTGGTTTGAATTGCCGAACGTCCAGCGATTGCGAGGTAGTTCGATTTGCCGAGGTTCGATTTGTCGGAGTTGATGCCCGACATCG from Rosistilla oblonga includes the following:
- a CDS encoding DUF1559 domain-containing protein, which encodes MIQRNHRSSRGGFTLVELLVVIAIIGILVGLLLPAVQAAREAARRMQCGNNLKQIGLAMHNYHDTFQVFPSGCYDSNPATNSPGDAANNNNGLGWATSLLPYIEQSALYDLIGTETGGFARSWQDKNGDGSANDPIDSASVVIDAYVCPSDPMSGINSDKSNLGKSNYLAIAGRSAIQTNSSGNPLGTKNGMFFENSNRRFRDVTDGTSNTMFVSERTTQDDRIGSLQCGGTDCNWAGGIWIGPRIISATETWHTGLRMLDVTNVGGESLTYGLGRTTASWADDWSAKGCHPGGMQVTLGDGSVRFMTETIDLITYRDLHTPQDGNVIAPY